One segment of Rhodopirellula baltica SH 1 DNA contains the following:
- a CDS encoding right-handed parallel beta-helix repeat-containing protein: MNCCPARRVSCCLFLASITAFSVCSFVIQPSVSAADPIGDGVADDTTAIQKWIDAEHDVSLPAGTYRITRPLRVDLKSNGSIAFKGMGRVRIVMAGAGPAIQVVGTHAGTADPKTVTDEVWDRQNALIVSDLEIVGEHPDADGIELSGTMQPTLHNLTIRKSRHAIHLVNRNRNVIVSDCHLYENSGVGLFLDAVNLHQINVTGSHISYNAGGGIVLRGGNVRNLHITGCDIEGNMGPADAASSANVWIVSGSGSIGEVAITGCTIQHTHQGKDSANIRINLHSEAVNGTDERRHGNVTISGNILSDAQVNIHLRHLRSATVTGNTMWQGFHSNLVMEHCESVTLASNAMDRNPRYHLGRNSVAKHGVQLTDCRDCVLSANVIRGVRERPAVLEMTRCQRILIQGGLFSDDTVPAILAVECSDCLIQNNITRGGDSPIVLRDCKSMRTD, translated from the coding sequence ATGAACTGCTGTCCCGCCCGCCGAGTCTCTTGTTGTCTCTTCCTCGCGTCGATCACGGCGTTTTCCGTTTGCTCGTTCGTGATTCAGCCGAGCGTCTCCGCGGCTGACCCGATCGGAGATGGCGTTGCCGACGACACGACGGCAATCCAAAAGTGGATTGACGCCGAACATGATGTAAGCCTTCCTGCGGGAACCTACCGCATCACGCGGCCGCTTCGAGTTGACCTGAAGAGCAACGGTTCGATCGCGTTCAAAGGGATGGGGCGAGTTCGAATCGTGATGGCAGGGGCCGGTCCTGCAATTCAAGTCGTGGGCACGCACGCTGGAACTGCCGACCCAAAGACGGTAACCGATGAAGTTTGGGATCGGCAGAATGCTTTGATCGTTTCCGACTTGGAAATCGTCGGCGAACATCCGGATGCCGATGGAATCGAACTTTCGGGAACGATGCAGCCCACGCTTCACAACCTGACCATTCGCAAGTCACGACACGCGATTCATTTGGTGAATCGCAATCGCAACGTGATCGTCAGTGATTGCCATCTCTATGAAAACTCAGGCGTCGGATTGTTCTTAGACGCCGTCAATCTGCACCAGATCAACGTCACGGGAAGTCACATCAGCTACAACGCTGGAGGCGGGATTGTCTTACGCGGCGGCAACGTTCGTAACTTGCACATCACCGGATGTGACATCGAAGGCAACATGGGACCCGCCGATGCCGCGTCTTCCGCGAACGTTTGGATTGTCAGTGGATCGGGATCGATCGGCGAAGTTGCCATCACGGGTTGCACGATTCAGCACACCCATCAGGGAAAGGATTCCGCCAACATCCGGATTAATCTGCACAGCGAGGCCGTCAACGGCACGGATGAACGGCGACACGGCAATGTCACCATCAGTGGTAACATCCTTTCCGACGCTCAAGTGAACATTCACTTGCGTCATCTGCGGAGTGCAACCGTCACGGGCAACACCATGTGGCAGGGTTTCCACAGCAACCTTGTGATGGAGCACTGCGAATCAGTGACGCTCGCGTCCAACGCGATGGACCGGAACCCTCGCTACCACTTGGGACGCAACTCGGTCGCCAAACATGGCGTTCAACTAACCGACTGCCGCGATTGTGTTCTTTCCGCGAATGTGATCCGAGGTGTCCGCGAGCGTCCCGCGGTGTTGGAAATGACTCGTTGTCAGCGCATCCTGATACAGGGCGGACTGTTTTCTGACGACACGGTACCAGCCATTCTTGCGGTGGAGTGTTCGGACTGCTTGATCCAAAACAACATCACCCGCGGGGGCGATTCGCCGATTGTTTTGCGAGATTGTAAGAGCATGCGGACGGATTGA
- a CDS encoding sigma-70 family RNA polymerase sigma factor, producing MQAPQRALTESDFMRLFVKHETALRAFARSILPNWNAVDDAIQEASVTMWQKFSQLNGEDGFLPWAKVILRFKCLNAVTGLRRDGRLLSDEVLKQIADEAEAIEAERIAEIRSALQDCMTEFSRPHQELLMAPYQGNVQLTKLADDCGKTVNAFYKLLGRLRVKLSACVQQRLQMEAS from the coding sequence ATGCAAGCTCCGCAGCGAGCGTTGACCGAGAGCGATTTTATGCGTCTCTTTGTCAAGCACGAAACCGCTCTCCGAGCGTTCGCAAGGTCGATCCTGCCCAACTGGAATGCGGTCGATGATGCAATCCAAGAAGCCAGTGTGACGATGTGGCAAAAGTTTTCGCAGTTGAATGGCGAAGACGGTTTTCTTCCGTGGGCCAAAGTGATTCTGCGTTTCAAATGCCTCAACGCGGTCACCGGTTTGCGACGCGATGGCCGGCTACTCAGCGATGAAGTGCTCAAGCAAATCGCGGACGAAGCGGAAGCGATTGAGGCAGAACGAATCGCCGAAATTCGATCCGCTCTTCAAGATTGCATGACCGAATTCTCTCGGCCGCACCAGGAATTGTTGATGGCACCGTACCAGGGCAATGTGCAGCTCACCAAGCTCGCAGACGACTGCGGCAAAACCGTCAACGCGTTTTACAAATTGCTGGGACGACTCCGCGTAAAGCTCTCGGCGTGCGTCCAGCAACGTTTGCAAATGGAGGCGTCCTGA
- a CDS encoding ABC transporter ATP-binding protein: protein MNCHPAKVNSDMLAIENLIKRFDQPGGGELTVLDVPQFNIAVGEQVALIGQSGGGKTTLLHLIAGMLTATSGSIRINNLELTRLSEQGRDRFRAGTIGYVFQTFNLLPAFSALENVKLGMSFGSGSVDATRASDLLDRVGLSDRAHYRPNQLSVGQQQRVAIARALAGRPKLLLADEPTANVDPASADTVLNLIIDSCRDENISLLMVTHSMDVAQRFQRCDKLEDINRAFSPLGAGT, encoded by the coding sequence ATGAACTGCCATCCGGCGAAAGTTAACAGCGACATGCTAGCGATTGAGAACCTGATCAAACGATTCGATCAACCGGGTGGAGGCGAACTGACGGTGCTGGATGTGCCGCAGTTCAACATCGCGGTGGGCGAGCAAGTTGCCTTGATCGGACAAAGCGGTGGCGGCAAGACGACTTTGTTGCACCTGATTGCTGGCATGCTGACGGCGACCTCCGGTTCGATTCGCATCAACAATTTGGAACTCACTCGGTTGAGTGAACAAGGCCGAGATCGTTTTCGTGCCGGAACGATTGGCTACGTCTTCCAAACATTCAACTTGTTGCCCGCGTTCTCAGCACTTGAGAACGTCAAACTCGGCATGTCGTTTGGCAGCGGCAGTGTCGATGCAACTCGAGCGTCGGATCTGCTCGATCGAGTGGGATTGTCCGATCGAGCCCACTACCGGCCGAATCAATTGTCGGTCGGGCAACAGCAGCGCGTCGCAATCGCGAGGGCTCTCGCAGGGCGTCCGAAACTTCTGCTTGCCGACGAACCCACCGCCAATGTCGATCCGGCCAGTGCCGACACGGTGTTGAATCTGATTATCGACTCCTGCCGTGACGAAAACATCTCATTGTTGATGGTCACGCACAGCATGGACGTCGCTCAACGTTTTCAGCGTTGTGACAAACTCGAAGACATCAACCGAGCCTTCTCGCCGCTGGGGGCCGGAACATGA
- a CDS encoding ABC transporter permease, with amino-acid sequence MSLLFIAWRNFRYRALSSFLTTLSLTLGVGLVVLVMSVYGIISEAFVRNASVGYNLVVGPKGSTLQLTLNAVYYLSQPIENLPYTEYMEFYPKEKRAEMVRTFGGDPALGERDGVYAGFMTDGYAIPLALGDYFGEFRVVGTTPDFFELLKHGPDADQPFTFEEGRNFEFHNEENSYFECVLGSRVAAQMGMRVGDVMKPTHGDPEGKGHGQGFQIVGVLDPTGTPNDRAAFVNLEGFYLLEGHAKPIPDDAVIVLPESAETAGPDDPLLLTIPEREVTSILVRNGNLMMAPMLQNRIKESVRAEAATPIGEINKLMTMIVGPLMQALLAITLITCVVAAVGVLVAIYNSMNDRKRDIAVMRALGARRGSVTWIILFESLIIALVGGIAGWVLAHLGILAASPLIEARTGVQVGFFSMSTYELYLLPLVIGLSLLAGIVPAASAYRTDVGTNLSA; translated from the coding sequence ATGAGCCTGTTATTCATCGCGTGGCGAAACTTTCGCTACCGAGCTTTGTCGAGTTTCTTGACCACGTTGTCGCTGACGTTGGGCGTCGGGTTGGTGGTTCTGGTGATGTCGGTTTATGGCATCATCAGCGAAGCCTTCGTTCGAAATGCGTCGGTGGGATACAACTTGGTCGTCGGTCCCAAAGGCAGCACGCTGCAGTTGACGCTCAACGCGGTCTACTACCTCAGCCAACCGATCGAGAACCTACCCTACACGGAATACATGGAGTTCTATCCGAAAGAGAAACGGGCGGAGATGGTCCGTACCTTCGGAGGTGATCCCGCTCTTGGTGAACGCGATGGTGTTTACGCGGGATTCATGACGGATGGCTATGCGATCCCGCTCGCACTGGGCGATTATTTCGGTGAATTCCGCGTGGTTGGGACGACACCGGACTTTTTCGAATTGTTGAAACACGGTCCCGATGCCGATCAGCCGTTCACGTTTGAAGAAGGTCGGAACTTTGAGTTCCACAACGAAGAGAACAGCTACTTTGAATGTGTGCTTGGTTCTCGCGTGGCCGCTCAAATGGGGATGCGAGTCGGTGATGTGATGAAACCCACTCACGGGGACCCGGAAGGCAAAGGCCACGGACAAGGTTTCCAAATTGTCGGTGTTTTGGATCCCACCGGGACACCCAACGACCGAGCCGCGTTTGTGAACCTGGAGGGTTTTTACTTGCTCGAGGGACACGCGAAACCGATCCCGGATGACGCTGTGATTGTGTTGCCCGAGTCCGCCGAAACGGCTGGTCCAGACGATCCATTGTTGCTGACGATCCCCGAACGCGAAGTCACGTCTATCTTGGTTCGCAATGGGAATTTGATGATGGCTCCCATGCTTCAAAATCGAATCAAAGAGAGCGTGCGGGCGGAAGCGGCAACGCCGATCGGAGAGATCAACAAATTGATGACGATGATCGTTGGCCCGCTCATGCAAGCCTTGCTGGCCATCACGTTGATCACCTGCGTTGTTGCCGCGGTCGGTGTATTGGTCGCGATCTACAACTCGATGAACGATCGCAAGCGGGACATTGCGGTGATGCGTGCCTTGGGTGCTCGCCGCGGCAGTGTGACATGGATCATCCTGTTCGAAAGTCTCATCATTGCCTTGGTTGGCGGCATCGCTGGCTGGGTGCTGGCTCATCTCGGAATCCTCGCCGCCAGCCCATTGATCGAAGCGAGGACAGGGGTGCAGGTTGGTTTCTTCTCGATGAGTACCTATGAGCTTTATCTGTTGCCATTGGTCATCGGATTGAGTTTGCTTGCTGGGATCGTTCCCGCCGCATCCGCTTACCGCACCGATGTGGGGACCAACCTGTCGGCCTAG